In Fusobacterium canifelinum, a genomic segment contains:
- a CDS encoding GNAT family N-acetyltransferase: MNAEIDISNVKLETERLILRAWEITDLDNFFEYASVSGVGEKAGWEHHKSKDESLEILKMFIDEKKVFAIVLKENQKVIGSIGIEECRQDLDKNLENLLGRELGYVLSKDYWNKGIMTEAVSKVIEYCFKILKLNYLIATCFNYNIESKKVLEKLNFKYYKDISIETRYNTKEESTLMILKNLKFLRNKN, encoded by the coding sequence ATGAATGCAGAAATTGATATCAGTAATGTAAAATTAGAAACAGAAAGATTAATTCTTCGTGCTTGGGAAATTACTGATTTAGATAATTTTTTTGAATATGCTTCTGTAAGTGGTGTAGGTGAAAAAGCAGGTTGGGAACACCACAAAAGTAAAGATGAAAGTTTAGAAATACTTAAAATGTTTATAGATGAGAAAAAAGTTTTTGCTATTGTTCTAAAAGAAAATCAAAAAGTTATTGGTTCTATTGGTATAGAAGAATGTAGACAAGATTTGGATAAGAATTTAGAAAATTTACTTGGGAGAGAATTAGGTTATGTGTTAAGTAAAGACTATTGGAACAAGGGAATAATGACGGAAGCTGTTTCAAAAGTTATTGAATATTGTTTTAAAATATTAAAATTAAATTACCTAATAGCAACATGTTTTAATTATAATATTGAGTCAAAAAAAGTTTTAGAAAAATTAAATTTTAAATATTACAAAGATATTTCAATAGAAACAAGGTATAACACTAAAGAAGAATCAACTTTAATGATTTTAAAAAATCTAAAATTTCTAAGAAATAAAAATTAA
- a CDS encoding DKNYY domain-containing protein, whose translation MKANNLDELFKKKKTSNISFYLKITIIVFAMLVLFFIPFFISNLINADKKSYEIKTNGEQYGNSEFIKYQGKISVAIPSGGRYILDDADVNSFRTLNSEDRSTRIIGLDKNHVYFGNIAISDLDPNKLKVIGNGYYTDGTATYFCSPVSERNKKLSVPMEILQSLTYAFSKTKRAQDYIYPYRKVETDKKIIAVQNFSFFATDGEKVYYEGEILENADLNTLKSVDGYNEYFADKENVYYKSKLLPIKNSGKLIVVSTEQGDEFLYDGANGYVFIEDYSFDREKAPYKVIGNNGNHLYNLAFVNNEGIYYYDDQEKKQLKAGDNIFIGNIEEISPNIFTDDKNIYYFHAYDVWKNYKNGGSVLFSRNTEIYYLDKKDGWEKVKDIRSGIIGGIWKKGNRYYYFDNLGIFQLIDNVIYEIRDKETLEYLLNYNEGSSKIGELIENGKLIKIEGEKKMEIVVKHKNARITMAKYSKIFLAIVIIASIIIRLLKGLRNEKKF comes from the coding sequence ATGAAAGCAAATAATTTAGATGAGCTTTTCAAAAAGAAAAAAACTTCAAATATATCATTTTATCTTAAAATAACTATAATTGTGTTTGCAATGCTTGTATTGTTTTTTATACCTTTCTTTATCTCTAATTTGATAAATGCTGATAAAAAATCTTATGAAATTAAGACTAATGGTGAACAATATGGAAATAGTGAATTTATTAAATATCAAGGAAAAATTTCTGTTGCTATTCCTAGTGGAGGAAGATATATTTTAGATGATGCTGATGTAAATTCATTTAGAACATTAAATTCAGAAGACAGAAGTACTAGAATTATTGGTTTAGATAAAAATCATGTTTATTTTGGAAATATTGCAATTTCAGATTTAGATCCAAATAAACTTAAAGTTATAGGAAATGGTTATTATACTGATGGTACAGCTACTTATTTTTGTTCACCAGTTTCTGAAAGAAACAAAAAATTATCTGTTCCAATGGAGATTTTACAGTCTTTAACATATGCTTTTTCAAAGACTAAAAGGGCTCAAGATTATATCTATCCTTACAGAAAGGTAGAAACAGATAAAAAAATAATAGCAGTTCAAAATTTTTCTTTTTTTGCAACAGATGGAGAAAAAGTTTATTATGAGGGAGAAATATTAGAAAATGCAGATTTGAATACTTTAAAAAGTGTTGATGGATATAATGAATATTTTGCTGATAAGGAAAATGTTTATTATAAATCAAAACTTTTACCAATTAAAAATAGTGGAAAGTTAATAGTTGTTTCAACTGAGCAAGGGGATGAATTTCTTTATGATGGGGCAAATGGTTATGTTTTTATAGAAGATTATTCTTTTGATAGAGAAAAAGCACCTTATAAAGTAATAGGAAATAATGGAAATCATCTATACAATTTGGCTTTTGTTAATAATGAAGGTATCTACTATTATGACGATCAAGAAAAGAAACAATTAAAAGCAGGAGATAATATTTTTATTGGAAATATTGAGGAAATAAGCCCTAATATTTTTACTGATGATAAGAATATTTATTATTTTCATGCTTATGATGTATGGAAAAACTATAAAAATGGGGGAAGTGTTTTATTTTCAAGAAATACAGAGATATATTACTTAGATAAAAAAGATGGCTGGGAAAAAGTAAAAGATATTAGAAGTGGAATTATTGGAGGTATATGGAAAAAAGGAAATAGATATTATTACTTTGATAATTTAGGAATTTTTCAATTAATAGATAATGTCATTTATGAAATAAGAGATAAAGAAACATTGGAATATTTATTAAATTACAATGAAGGAAGTAGCAAAATAGGAGAACTTATTGAAAATGGAAAGCTAATAAAAATTGAGGGAGAGAAAAAAATGGAAATAGTAGTAAAACATAAAAATGCTAGAATTACTATGGCAAAATACTCTAAAATATTTTTAGCTATAGTTATTATTGCCTCAATTATTATAAGATTATTAAAGGGGTTAAGGAATGAAAAAAAATTCTAA
- a CDS encoding GNAT family N-acetyltransferase yields the protein MIEVKQLLNNEKNEALLFAKRVYIESKDESYSEQGIETFCKFVDNKKITKSFKVYGAFEDNVLKGLIATDRRKRHISLFFVDKISQGKGIGKKLMSTVIDDNENSFITVNSSRYAIPIYEKIGFIKTEEEKEKDGLKFTPMKLVLKDEIK from the coding sequence ATGATAGAAGTAAAACAATTACTTAATAATGAAAAGAATGAAGCATTATTATTTGCAAAAAGAGTTTATATTGAAAGTAAAGATGAAAGTTATAGTGAACAAGGAATAGAAACCTTTTGTAAGTTTGTTGATAATAAAAAAATAACAAAATCATTTAAAGTTTATGGTGCTTTTGAAGATAATGTTTTAAAAGGACTTATAGCAACAGATAGGAGAAAAAGACATATAAGTTTATTTTTTGTAGATAAGATTTCACAAGGTAAAGGTATTGGAAAGAAACTGATGAGTACTGTTATAGATGACAACGAGAATTCATTTATAACTGTAAATTCTTCAAGGTATGCTATTCCTATTTATGAAAAAATAGGCTTTATAAAAACTGAGGAAGAAAAAGAAAAAGATGGACTTAAATTTACTCCTATGAAATTAGTATTAAAAGATGAAATAAAGTAG